A stretch of Rhododendron vialii isolate Sample 1 chromosome 4a, ASM3025357v1 DNA encodes these proteins:
- the LOC131324099 gene encoding uncharacterized mitochondrial protein AtMg00810-like: protein MNTVRALISCAANLNWPLHQFDVKNAFLHGELEEEVSMDIPPGFSSSETEGKLCRLKKAFYGLKQSPRAWFDRFSKAMLKFGYKQSHADHTMFIKGGAGKIVVLIVYVDDMIMTGNDVDEFVNLKSSLAQEFEIKDLGPLRYFLGMEVARSDKGIFISQRKYILDLLEETGMLGCRPADSSIEANHHLSGDVGERTDKERYQRLVGRLIYLAHTRPDVTYAVGVVSQFMHDPRTSHLDTVYRILRYLKAAPGRGILFSNHGHLRLEAFTVVDWAGSVDDRRSTSGYCTFLGGNLITWQSKKQSVVARSSAEAEYRAMAHGVCELLWLQTVLHDLRISDNDPMKLYCDNKAAINIAHNPVQHDRTKHIEIDRHFIKEKLSKGLICMPFVRSKNQLADIFTKGLGRKSFHPIVFKLSLIDIFAPT from the coding sequence ATGAACACTGTGCGGGCTTTGATTTCGTGTGCTGCCAATCtgaattggcctcttcaccAATTTGACGTAAAAAATGCATTCCTTCATGGTGAGTTAGAGGAGGAGGTGTCTATGGATATACCACCGGGGTTTTCTTCCTCAGAGACTGAGGGAAAGTTGTGCAGATTGAAAAAGGCTTTTTATGGGTTGAAGCAATCACCTCGAGCGTGGTTTGACAGGTTTTCAAAAGCTATGTTGAAGTTTGGTTACAAACaaagccatgcagatcatactatgttcatcaaagGAGGTGCTGGTAAGATCgttgtccttattgtttatgttgatgatatgataatgacaggcaatgatgtggATGAGTTTGTTAATCTCAAGTCCAGTCTCGCTCAAGAATTtgagattaaggatttgggacCACTAAGATATtttcttggaatggaagtggcaaggtctgataaaggtatttttatctctcaacggaagtatatacttgatcttttggaagaaacaggtatgttgggttgtagacctgcagattcttctattgaggcgaatcatcatcttagtggagatgtgggggagcgCACTGATAAGGAGAgatatcagcgacttgtgggtcgactgATATACTTAGCGCACACCCGACCagatgttacttatgcagtaggGGTTGTTAGCcaatttatgcatgatcctcgtacttcACATCTGGATACAGTTTACCGTATCTTGAGGTATCTCAAGGCTGCTCCAGGGAGAggaattttgttttctaatcatgGTCACCTACGATTGGAGGCATTTACTGTTGTCGACTGGGCTGGTTCCGTGGATGATAGACGTTCTACTTCTGGCTACTGTACTTTCCTTGGGGGAAATTTGATTACTTGGcaaagtaagaagcaatcagtggttgctaggtctagtgcagaagctgagTATAGAGCTATGGCGCATGGAGTTTGTGAGCTCTTATGGCTCCAAACAGTGCTACATGATTTGAGAATTTCTGATAATGATCCTATGAAACTTTACTGTGACAACAAAGCTGCCataaacattgctcataatcctgttcaacatgacagaacgaagcacatagagattgacagacacttcatcaaggagaagTTGAGCAAGGGGTTGATATGCATGCCTTTTGTGAGATCCAAAAATCAattagctgatatattcacaaaaggacTTGGTCGCAAAAGTTTCCAccccattgtgttcaagttaagcttgattgatatcttcgcgccaacttga
- the LOC131324100 gene encoding WAT1-related protein At4g08300-like, producing the protein MPMAVDASTLICTYRRFKPHLLMVLAQIGYTFLYFITEASFNHGMNPHVYITYRHIVAGLGMLPFAYFLERKIRPKLTVALFLEIFVVSLLGVGLTLNMYFASLRYTSPTFVASMVNTIASLTFIIAILLRLEVLDLRKPRGVAKAVGTLVSLAGVMTMTLYKGPIVRNLGHPPIHLHGKTTIQENWLKGSILTVSSCITWSIWYIMQAFTLKRYPAKLSLTTWMCFVGAAQSAVFTVCTEHKPAAWTIGFNIDLWSTIYGGLLISGLVIFIQLWCTEEKGPVFVTMFNPLSTILVAVLAYFVFGERLYMGSILGGVVVIIGLYLLLWGKEGDQEEMKAEEQIVPTCCEEHKNLKVPVYTSAGNYTKEEP; encoded by the exons ATGCCAATGGCAGTTGATGCATCTACCCTTATTTGTACGTACCGGAGGTTTAAGCCACACCTCCTAATGGTGCTGGCTCAGATAGGCTATACTTTTCTATATTTCATTACAGAAGCTTCCTTCAATCATGGGATGAATCCTCATGTTTACATAACTTACAGACATATAGTTGCTGGCTTAGGAATGCTACCCTTTGCCTATTTCCTTGAAAG GAAGATTAGGCCAAAGTTGACAGTAGCCctatttttggagatttttgTTGTCTCTCTTTTGGG GGTGGGATTGACTCTAAACATGTATTTTGCAAGCTTGAGATACACCTCTCCAACCTTTGTTGCATCGATGGTCAACACCATAGCTTCCCTAACTTTTATAATCGCAATTCTTCTCAG GTTAGAGGTTCTTGATCTTCGAAAACCTCGTGGGGTAGCCAAAGCTGTTGGAACCTTGGTTTCCCTGGCAGGAGTCATGACCATGACACTTTATAAGGGACCCATTGTGAGGAACTTAGGGCATCCTCCAATCCATCTTCATGGAAAAACAACTATCCAGGAGAACTGGCTGAAGGGTTCAATTCTTACAGTATCAAGCTGCATAACATGGTCTATATGGTACATTATGCAG GCATTTACATTGAAAAGATACCCAGCAAAATTATCACTGACTACATGGATGTGCTTTGTTGGAGCAGCACAATCAGCCGTTTTCACTGTGTGCACAGAACACAAACCAGCTGCTTGGACCATCGGTTTCAACATTGACTTGTGGTCTACCATCTATGGC GGACTTTTGATATCTGGTTTAGTAATATTCATCCAGTTGTGGTGCACAGAAGAAAAAGGACCAGTGTTTGTGACAATGTTCAACCCCCTATCGACAATATTAGTGGCAGTGCTAGCATACTTTGTATTTGGCGAGAGACTTTACATGGGCAG CATACTAGGGGGAGTTGTCGTCATTATTGGGTTGTACTTGCTGTTGTGGGGTAAAGAAGGTGATCAAGAAGAAATGAAGGCGGAGGAGCAAATCGTTCCAACTTGTTGTGAGGAGCATAAAAACCTGAAAGTACCAGTATATACTTCTGCTGGAAATTACACGAAAGAAGAACCATAA